In the Colletotrichum higginsianum IMI 349063 chromosome 7 map unlocalized unitig_7, whole genome shotgun sequence genome, one interval contains:
- a CDS encoding Myb-like DNA-binding domain-containing protein, translating to MLMEGIEAIAESAQAAKAEAHSPTEGVEGPEMKQESPTAVADLGETPQFPLKRPRDPSPDDPDAESKRLKVDEEAPSLDLGFDMDAMIQGVMMDISNEMGKVDGLDAVTDVDMTAEALASVSQDSSHSAEPHAVVLSEPLALMRRITTSCLSNFAMQLLVIMSQHVYDDVYRQLQDKDTDIYKSYSTLKTLFCKTRSMYSTTDLILDPAVLDLTAPDNLTDIQVANLASFCCELFTFDGNHELASQQLLALRDHFFSIFLSGGESISHEISELFVAVKTQLVIESVTTADQSAPVDQLIAEAFFSDLEDKLRARHDGTELTPEERALVTTVEERKSGLIAYASGLPDTVLLKIGYPEEDLFRLLNAHLRQKLQSFSGLASRHGIDLPPIMTNGDLDSSMPPDLDDLGISSLLEATDGLVAQYLPSDPVESLPSEQPPVPTTETSLPPAEPATTAAPESTPSAAPATNGTTNETQDTNDILALVAQSTQEYVRTTLNNLSPAPYQPTVPTPTGAAPVTQTTYLSHLQQTQQQSPYYGYPPPVEQPPPPASHDSNEKLPPSQSLPSAVLYDRARQAALSKTNNQQRREGTTSTRRPWTQEEEKALMTGLDMVQGPHWSQILSLFGAEGTLSNILKDRTQVQLKDKARNLKLFFLKTNSEMPYYLQAVTGELKTRAPTQAARKEAEERARMNSEEEQARVQGIMTLAGGLQHPQQSRPSVVPPTAPSTPLQSAAQMSHHMAAHATTPTHAAAPGPPATPVAATPTHARVPHASSPYAATAAQLSQTPHHALSQAQSQPQTPTHSHIHQHHSHPGTPQPQQHQHQNQHQHQHQHQHQQPPQQPQPEHVQPQVSQAAEPAPQYSTDSSAPVYSQENEDLKEAALMQSLRELEAYSGGSTSLS from the exons ATGCTCATGGAGGGCATTGAAGCTATTGCAGAGTCGGCCCAGGCCGCAAAGGCCGAGGCGCACTCCCCGACAG AAGGCGTAGAAGGACCGGAGATGAAGCAGGAGTCGCCCACCGCCGTGGCCGACCTTGGCGAAACCCCCCAATTCCCACTGAAGCGACCCCGCGATCCGAGCCCAGACGACCCCGATGCCGAGTCCAAGAGATTaaaggtcgacgaggaggcccCGTCACTCGACCTCGGCTTCGATATGGACGCCATGATCCAGGGCGTCATGATGGACATCAGTAACGAGATGGGTAAGGTCGACGGCCTAGACGCCGTCACGGACGTGGACATGACGGCGGAGGCTTTGGCCTCCGTGTCGCAAGACTCCAGCCACTCCGCCGAGCCGCACGCCGTTGTTCTCTCGGAGCCGCTGGCCTTGATGAGGCGCATAACCACCTCATGTTTGTCAAACTTT GCTATGCAGCTTCTCGTCATCATGTCGCAACATGTCTACGACGACGTGTACCGCCAGTTGCAAGACAAGGACACGGACATTTACAAGTCCTACAGCACGCTCAAGACGCTGTTTTGCAAAACACGATCCATGTACTCGACGACCGACCTTATCCTAGAccccgccgtcctcgatctGACGGCCCCAGACAACCTGACCGATATTCAAGTCGCCAACCTCGCAAGTTTCTGCTGCGAACTCTTCACGTTTGACGGCAACCACGAGCTGGCCTCGCAGCAGCTTCTGGCGCTCAGAGACCACTTTTTCTCCATCTTTCTGTCCGGTGGCGAGAGCATCTCGCACGAGATCTCGGAGTTGTTTGTCGCAGTCAAGACACAATTGGTCATCGAGTCTGTGACAACAGCAGACCAGTCAGCGCCGGTTGACCAGCTGATTGCCgaggccttcttctcggacCTGGAGGACAAGCTGCGTGCGAGACACGATGGGACTGAACTTACGCCGGAGGAGAGAGCACTGGTCACGACCGTGGAGGAGCGCAAATCGGGCCTGATTGCTTATGCTTCAGGCCTTCCAGATACCG TGCTATTGAAGATTGGCTACCCGGAGGAAGATCTCTTTCGCCTGTTGAACGCGCACCTTCGACAAAAGCTGCAGTCCTTTTCTGGACTCGCGTCAAGGCACGGCATCGACCTACCACCAATCATGACGAACGGGGACTTGGACTCTTCGATGCCTCCCGATCTGGACGACCTGGGTATATCATCCCTACTGGAGGCCACGGATGGCCTGGTTGCGCAGTATCTTCCGAGCGATCCTGTCGAGAGCCTGCCCTCGGAACAGCCGCCAGTCCCGACCACCGAGACCAGCTTGCCCCCTGCAGAGCCCGCCACGACCGCCGCCCCCGAATCGACACCTTCCGCCGCGCCAGCTACGAACGGTACCACGAACGAAACCCAAGATACAAACGACATtctcgctctcgtcgcccagaGCACGCAGGAATATGTTCGCACTACTCTCAACAACctctcgccggcgccgtatCAACCGACcgtgccgacgccgacgggaGCTGCCCCAGTCACACAGACGACATATCTGTCACACCTACAGCAGACTCAGCAGCAGTCTCCATACTACGGATACCCTCCGCCAGTCGagcaaccgccgccgcctgcgtcACATGACAGCAACGAGAAGTTGCCGCCCAGCCAAAGTTTGCCCAGTGCCGTATTGTACGACCGAGCTCGCCAAGCAGCATTGAGCAAGACCAACAACCAACAGAGACGGGAGGGTACTACTTCAACAAGACGACCTTGGACgcaagaggaagagaaggcgCTGATGACTGGGCTGGATATGGTGCAGGGACCGCATTGGAGCCAGATCTTGTCGCTGTTTGGCGCCGAAGGCACGCTTTCCAACATACTCAAGGACCGGACGCAAGTGCAACTGAAAGACAAGGCGCGGAACCTGAAACTGTTCTTCCTGAAGACGAACTCGGAGATGCCTTATTACCTGCAGGCTGTGACTGGCGAACTCAAGACGCGAGCGCCGACGCAAGCAGCTCGTAAGGAAGCTGAAGAGCGAGCACGCATGAactcggaggaggagcaggctCGTGTACAGGGAATCATGACTCTTGCTGGCGGTCTCCAACACCCGCAGCAGAGCCGCCCGAGTgtggtgccgccgacggcacccaGCACGCCCTTGCAGTCCGCCGCCCAGATGTCGCACCACATGGCGGCCCAcgccacgacgccgacgcaCGCTGCTGCGCCGGGACCGCCGGCGACACCGGTCGCGGCGACGCCCACCCACGCCCGGGTTCCGCATGCCTCTTCGCCGTACGCCGCAACGGCTGCTCAGCTATCCCAGACCCCACACCACGCCCTCTCACAAGCACAATCCCAGCCGCAGACGCCGACGCACTCTCACATCCACCAGCATCACTCACACCCGGGAACGCCACAACCGCAACAGCATCAGCACCAGaatcagcatcagcatcagcatcaacaccaacatcaGCAGCCACCCCAGCAACCCCAGCCCGAGCATGTACAGCCGCAGGTCTCCCAGGCTGCCGAGCCTGCGCCGCAGTACTCGACCGACTCGTCTGCGCCGGTGTACAGTCAAGAGAACGAAGATctgaaggaggcggcgcttATGCAGAGTTTGCGCGAGCTCGAGGCATACAGCGGCGGCAGTACCAGCTTGTCATAG
- a CDS encoding aldehyde dehydrogenase, with protein sequence MGLSVELKTPVTGTYTQPTGLFINNEWVEGVDKQTFEVINPSTEEVITSVHEATEKDVDIAVAAARKAFEGDWRKVAPSQRGVLLNKLAELAEKNTDLLAAVESLDNGKSISMAKGDVAAVVGCLRYYGGWADKIEGKTIDVAHDMFHYTRSEPIGVCAQIIPWNFPLLMLSWKIAPALATGNTIVMKTAEQTPLSALVFANLVKEAGFPPGVFNLINGFGKVAGAALSAHMDVDKIAFTGSTLVGRQIMKAAASSNLKKVTLELGGKSPNIVFNDADIEQAISWVNFGIYYNHGQCCCAGTRIFVQEGIYDKFLAAFKKRAEQNKVGDPFHPETFQGPQVSQLQFDRIMGYIQAGKEEGATLETGGERHGDKGYFIQPTIFSNVRPDMKIMQEEIFGPVCAISKFKDEDEVIKLGNDTTYGLAAAVHTTNLNTAIRVSNAIKAGTVWVNCYNMLSYQVPFGGFKESGIGRELGEAALANYTQNKSVAIRLGGALF encoded by the exons ATGGGTTTGTCCGTTGAGCTCAAGACCCCGGTGACGGGCACCTACACCCAGCCTACCGGACT CTTCATCAACAACGAGTGGGTCGAGGGCGTTGACAAGCAGACCTTCGAGGTCATCAACCCCTCCACCGAGGAGGTCATCACCTCGGTTCACGAGGCTACCGAGAAGGATgtcgacatcgccgtcgccgccgcccgcaagGCCTTCGAGGGTGACTGGAGGAAGGTCGCCCCCAGCCAGCGTGGCGTACTCCTGAACAAGCTCGCCGAactggccgagaagaacaccgaccttctcgccgccgtcgagtcCCTCGACAACGGAAAGTCCATCTCCATGGCCAAGGgcgacgttgccgccgttgtcggcTGCCTGAGATACTacggcggctgggccgacAAGATCGAGGGCAAGACCATCGACGTCGCCCACGACATGTTCCACTACACCCGCTCCGAGCCT ATCGGTGTCTGCGCCCAGATCATCCCCTGGAACTTCCCCCTCCTGATGCTTTCCTGGAAGATCGCCCCGGCCTTGGCCACCGGTAACACCATTGTCATGAAGACCGCCGAGCAGACCCCGCTGTccgccctcgtcttcgccaacCTCGTTAAGGAGGCCGGCTTCCCCCCCGGTGTCTTCAACCTCATCAACGGCTTTGGcaaggtcgccggcgccgccctctccgcccACATGGACGTCGACAAGATCGCCTTCACCGGCTCCACCCTCGTCGGTCGCCAGATCatgaaggccgccgccagctccaacctcaagaaggtcaccctcgagctcggcggtAAGTCCCCCAAcatcgtcttcaacgacgccgacatTGAGCAGGCCATTTCGTGGGTCAACTTCGGCATCTACTACAACCACGGCCAGTGCTGCTGCGCCGGCACCCGCATCTTCGTCCAGGAGGGCATCTACGACAagttcctcgccgccttcaagaAGCGCGCCGAGCAGAACAAGGTCGGCGACCCCTTCCACCCCGAGACCTTCCAGGGCCCCCAGGTCAGCCAGCTGCAGTTCGACCGCATCATGGGCTACATCCAGgccggcaaggaggagggcgccACCCTCGAGACGGGCGGCGAGAGGCACGGCGACAAGGGCTACTTCATCCAGCCCACCATCTTCAGCAACGTCCGCCCCGACATGAAGATCATGCAGGAGGAGATCTTCGGCCCCGTCTGCGCCATCTCCAAGttcaaggacgaggacgaggttaTCAAGCTCGGAAACGACACCACctacggcctcgccgccgccgtccacaCCACCAACCTTAACACCGCCATCCGCGTGAGCAacgccatcaaggccggTACCGTCTGGGTCAACT GCTACAACATGCTCTCGTACCAGGTTCCCTTTGGCGGTTTCAAGGAGTCCGGAATCGGCAgagagctcggcgaggccgccctcgcaAACTACACCCAGAACAAGTCTGTTGCGATCCGTCTGGGTGGTGCTCTGTTCTAA
- a CDS encoding DNA helicase, with amino-acid sequence MPLPLLNDTQPCAIVSPDATFIIGGQTLGFENQLRTEIVIYVGGNHEAYIGAMVRFPRARNTAASFFKSNLSKSEDLAITIRWRLNTFDISGGSLDFAPQVKMLLPGQCQPDEFGILQIKLRPGERNLISGMGFPFQGKNVAIDGYVNSGCNIQGGWNLETIFGQTSFMILVKNTIRPSLASFIDLAPKQITAKRLYGNVHHWDISRYRDQMAFENRVAHQEPVRYSFNSLNDAATVITQSIAQDNWWYAMDVQDVRKVKLPFLFLKDGNKPSAETDRFWAITRLSPGFVRFLLHPSSWEIFFSLWISQVTRFKRSIGSLTNPNTELSIAFRLPPSSRTLRDDGKPDRDDLGWSAKVVPIKNVWSEEYRGDRPYEDGGYFVLEVHRPRDPTSSAYSTRNHPIRAFPRIAESVIETFWRLEKEAERENIYLDFFDGRVLSRRRVNATANLFETNGVTRNVLPYHSSGPETDHSDSCNALKITLQEFFIGHGYSHPIFHLPPVANGDDNDDVGLIRMARNVSLDGNISSEAAEPTVQFDAAYANMVMSEHSPSFRRYITTVALRIIGVQGTRRKAAEMLVSTTLLFLANPGTNKVHASASSHNAVLDFALMLYEKGTEVVKALQKKATCDMPRHIPLVVRGYNIKKEVGSFIRLVIRGEIEWEMSTWSQPLSPCEWLLKLVGFDELKIDPLDSPKLFDLRQSFRNDRRFAGLRAFVTQDIPLHKVRDFVVSSGTSHAAPDKNRKEKNMTVQQERDERLRAEHWARELIEYLLVDIVESADVLCTTTHMSRDTYYGAFRESAKAVVLTDAGSMSKAEAIVVWGPFFKPCAIGGDVGRKTRTFIDPNHVSDGKYANHYGPESQVSVLRHMMSSGNAMFEAK; translated from the exons ATGCCTCTCCCACTTTTGAACGACACGCAGCCATGCGCAATTGTGAGCCCCGATGCCAccttcatcatcggcggccaGACTCTCGGCTTCGAGAATCAGCTGCGGACGGAAATCGTCATATACGTGGGAGGTAACCATGAAGCTTACATTGGTGCGATGGTTCGGTTTCCTCGAGCCAGAAATACGGCGGCCTCTTTCTTCAAAAGCAATCTGTCAAAGTCAGAGGAcctcgccatcaccatcagATGGCGGTTGAATACTTTCGACATCTCGGGGGGCAGTTTAGACTTCGCCCCTCAAGTCAAGATGCTTCTTCCAGGACAATGTCAACCGGACGAGTTTGGAATTCTCCAGATAAAACTCCGTCCTGGCGAGAGAAATCTCATCAGCGGCATGGGTTTTCCTTTCCAGGGAAAAAACGTGGCCATCGACGGCTACGTCAACTCCGGTTGCAACATACAAGGAGGATGGAACCTTGAAACCATCTTTGGTCAGACAAGCTTCATGATTCTTGTGAAGAACACCATCAGACCCTCGTTGGCCAGCTTCATCGACCTTGCACCGAAGCAAATCACCGCCAAAAGGCTTTACGGAAACGT ACACCACTGGGATATCAGCAGATACAGGGATCAGATGGCGTTTGAGAACCGAGTAGCACATCAAGAACCAGTCAGGTATTCGTTCAACAGTCTCAACGATGCGGCGACTGTTATCACGCAGTCAATCGCGCAAGACAACTGGTGGTATGCCATGGATGTACAAGATGTCAGAAAGGTGAAGCTTCCATTCTTGTTTCTCAAGGATGGCAACAAGCCGTCAGCCGAGACGGACCGCTTCTGGGCCATTACACGCCTAAGCCCAGGATTCGTGCGTTTTCTCCTTCACCCAAGCTCTTGGGAAATCTTCTTCTCACTTTGGATATCTCAGGTGACCCGATTCAAGCGATCTATCGGCAGTTTGACGAACCCTAACACTGAGCTGAGCATCGCATTCAGACTGCCTCCCTCGTCGAGAACTCTAAGAGACGACGGAAAGCCAGACAGGGATGACCTCGGTTGGTCAGCCAAAGTCGTTCCCATCAAAAATGTGTGGTCTGAGGAGTATCGGGGCGATCGACCCTACGAAGACGGCGGCTACTTCGTACTTGAGGTGCATCGTCCCCGAGATCCAACTTCTTCAGCGTACAGTACTCGCAATCATCCAATCCGAGCTTTTCCGCGGATCGCAGAATCAGTCATTGAAACGTTCTGGAGGCTTGAGAAAGAAGCCGAAAGAGAGAATATTTATCTTGATTTCTTTGACGGCCGAGTCCTTTCACGCAGACGAGTCAATGCAACGGCCAACTTGTTTGAGACGAACGGCGTTACGAGAAACGTTCTGCCCTACCACAGCAGCGGCCCTGAGACGGATCATAGCGATAGTTGCAATGCTCTCAAGATAACCCTACAGGAGTTCTTCATCGGCCATGGATATAGTCACCCCATCTTTCACTTACCTCCGGTTGCCAACGGCGATGATAATGATGACGTTGGGCTCATTCGAATGGCGCGGAACGTCTCCCTTGACGGCAACATTTCTTCGGAAGCTGCAGAGCCAACGGTTCAGTTCGATGCTGCCTACGCAAACATGGTGATGTCGGAGCATTCTCCCTCCTTTCGACGATACATCACAACGGTTGCTCTCCGAATCATCGGCGTTCAGGGGACTAGAAGAAAGGCAGCTGAGATGCTCGTCAGCACCACACTGCTTTTCTTGGCGAACCCTGGCACAAACAAGGTGCatgcctcggcctcgtctcaCAATGCGGTACTCGACTTTGCCTTGATGCTTTATGAGAAAGGAACCGAGGTTGTGAAAGCTCTTCAGAAGAAAGCCACGTGCGACATGCCTCGCCACATCCCTCTCGTTGTCCGTGGATACAACATCAAGAAAGAAGTCGGCTCGTTTATTCGCCTGGTGATTAGAGGCGAGATTGAATGGGAGATGTCGACATGGTCCCAGCCTCTGTCTCCATGCGAGTGGCTGTTGAAGCTGGTCGGCTTTGACGAATTGAAGATCGACCCACTGGACAGTCCAAAGCTGTTCGACCTGCGCCAGAGTTTTCGCAACGACAGGAGGTTCGCGGGTCTCCGGGCTTTTGTCACCCAAGACATACCGCTACACAAGGTGAGGGACTTCGTCGTTTCCAGTGGAACTTCACACGCGGCGCCCGATAAGAAccgaaaagaaaagaacatGACGGTGCAGCAGGAGAGAGATGAACGGCTGCGAGCCGAACACTGGGCAAGGGAGCTCATCGAATATCTCCTGGTGGACATAGTGGAGAGTGCCGACGTATTGTGCACCACGACTCACATGTCCCGAGATACCTACTACGGTGCCTTCCGGGAATCGGCCAAAGCCGTTGTGCTTACGGACGCCGGATCCATGTCCAAGGCGGAGGCCATCGTGGTATGGGGTCCCTTTTTCAAGCCTTGCGCGATTGGGGGCGACGTAGGCAGGAAGACCCGCACGTTTATCGACCCCAACCATGTGTCAGATGGCAAGTATGCGAACCACTACGGACCGGAATCCCAGGTCTCCGTCCTCAGACACATGATGAGCAGCGGCAATGCCATGTTTGAGGCGAAGTGA